A single window of Hyphomicrobiales bacterium DNA harbors:
- a CDS encoding Beta-ketoadipate enol-lactone hydrolase → MLHNTGQSLINYDLIGPPDGPVVCMTHSLTSDYGMWAEQVPSILAEGFQVLRVDMRGHGGSTPTEGEYTIEGLAADVVSLLDALGFSSGVHLIGLSMGGMIGQVIAADYPGRLASLMACCTAAKWDGDTELMLGRIAAVKASGTLESIVSANMERRYGAGYRDRRPKRWAALRETFLGTSLDGYFGCMHACLTHNVEDRLHTIDIPTLVIAGSADLSTPPSDNRLIASKIKGARYVEIKDGYHFPNVEFDEEFNRIMVDWLRKVRG, encoded by the coding sequence TTGCTCCACAACACAGGCCAGTCCCTGATCAATTACGATCTTATCGGCCCACCTGATGGACCGGTTGTCTGCATGACCCATTCTCTCACATCCGACTACGGGATGTGGGCCGAGCAGGTTCCATCGATTCTCGCCGAGGGCTTCCAGGTCTTGCGCGTCGATATGCGCGGTCACGGCGGAAGCACACCGACCGAAGGTGAGTACACGATCGAAGGACTCGCCGCGGATGTCGTATCCTTGCTGGATGCATTGGGCTTCAGCAGCGGCGTGCATCTGATCGGACTGTCCATGGGTGGCATGATAGGCCAAGTAATCGCCGCCGATTATCCCGGACGTCTCGCCTCGCTCATGGCGTGCTGCACGGCGGCAAAATGGGATGGCGATACTGAACTCATGCTCGGCCGTATCGCAGCCGTCAAGGCGTCGGGGACGCTGGAAAGCATCGTATCCGCGAATATGGAGCGCCGCTACGGTGCGGGCTATCGAGACCGGCGCCCGAAGAGATGGGCAGCCCTGCGGGAAACGTTTCTCGGCACATCTCTTGACGGGTATTTCGGCTGCATGCACGCCTGCCTGACCCACAATGTCGAAGATCGACTGCACACCATCGACATCCCGACTTTGGTCATCGCGGGCTCAGCCGATCTATCGACGCCCCCCAGCGACAACAGGCTGATCGCCTCCAAGATCAAGGGGGCGCGCTATGTCGAGATCAAGGATGGCTATCACTTTCCGAATGTGGAGTTCGACGAGGAGTTCAACCGCATCATGGTGGACTGGTTGCGGAAAGTGCGCGGCTAG
- the linX gene encoding 2,5-dichloro-2,5-cyclohexadiene-1,4-diol dehydrogenase LinX: MAGRLSGRRIVITGAGSGIGRASAQAFAREGASLALLDQNEAAAKATAAETGGIVVPVDVTDAADVEKALERAAAYMGGIDGLLNSAGILSSKSFGSIDPEHWRKVLDVNLTGTFLVCQAALPYLLKAPGAAIVNIASGQALLPSLTGSAYAASKAGVMMFTKCLAMELAPNIRANTICPGATATPMTDNEIPPEDTARRQKLADAYAMKRLCVPEDIANGILYLMSNEAAAVTGIALAVDNGRTYH; the protein is encoded by the coding sequence ATGGCTGGGCGATTGTCAGGCAGGAGGATCGTGATCACCGGCGCTGGGTCCGGCATAGGACGCGCCTCGGCACAAGCGTTCGCACGCGAGGGCGCAAGCCTCGCGCTTCTCGACCAGAATGAAGCTGCTGCCAAGGCCACCGCCGCGGAAACGGGAGGGATCGTCGTGCCAGTCGATGTCACGGACGCGGCGGACGTGGAAAAGGCTCTGGAGCGCGCTGCCGCGTATATGGGAGGCATTGATGGTCTGTTGAACTCGGCAGGCATACTCTCTTCCAAGTCATTTGGATCAATCGATCCGGAGCATTGGCGCAAGGTGCTGGATGTCAACCTCACCGGGACATTCCTCGTCTGCCAGGCCGCGCTGCCCTACCTTCTCAAGGCCCCGGGTGCAGCCATCGTCAATATTGCGTCAGGCCAAGCCCTGCTGCCCTCGCTGACCGGATCGGCCTATGCCGCGTCCAAAGCTGGCGTGATGATGTTCACCAAATGCCTGGCGATGGAACTCGCCCCCAACATTCGAGCGAATACGATCTGCCCGGGTGCCACGGCAACTCCTATGACCGACAACGAGATTCCCCCGGAAGATACCGCTCGCCGTCAGAAACTCGCGGATGCATACGCGATGAAGAGGCTCTGCGTCCCCGAAGACATCGCGAACGGCATCCTCTATCTCATGTCGAACGAGGCGGCGGCCGTGACAGGTATTGCTCTGGCTGTCGATAACGGCCGCACTTACCATTAA
- a CDS encoding 3-ketoacyl-ACP reductase — protein MTDRFSGRVALVTGGANGIGRASAIKFAEQGAKVAILDIEDGPLGETAELIKAAGGTALPIVTNMRDREAVKAATDKAAVDLGPIDILLNNVGQTARKNASEFLASVPETWEFVVDLNLMVTMYVTWLVAPGMRDRKFGKIVSISSDSTLIGDKNIVDYAAAKNGVTGFTRGLARELAPFGINVNAIAPGVTNTRGPKQLPKETYEQALKEIPIGHFAEPEDIANAITFLASQEARCITGQLLVVNGGRIFY, from the coding sequence ATGACCGACCGTTTCTCGGGAAGGGTCGCGCTCGTCACCGGAGGCGCAAATGGCATCGGGCGTGCTAGCGCCATCAAATTCGCCGAACAGGGCGCCAAGGTCGCTATTCTCGACATTGAGGATGGCCCGCTTGGCGAGACCGCGGAGTTGATCAAGGCGGCCGGCGGCACGGCGCTGCCGATTGTCACGAACATGCGCGATCGGGAGGCGGTGAAGGCCGCCACAGACAAGGCCGCGGTCGATCTGGGGCCTATCGATATCCTGCTCAACAATGTGGGGCAGACCGCGCGCAAGAACGCGTCGGAGTTCCTCGCCTCCGTCCCTGAAACCTGGGAGTTTGTCGTCGATCTCAACCTCATGGTGACGATGTATGTCACTTGGCTCGTCGCTCCCGGGATGCGCGACAGGAAGTTCGGCAAGATCGTCAGCATCTCCTCAGACTCGACGCTGATCGGCGACAAGAACATCGTGGACTACGCCGCGGCCAAAAACGGGGTGACAGGGTTTACGCGTGGCCTGGCCCGGGAGTTGGCGCCATTCGGCATCAACGTCAATGCCATCGCTCCAGGCGTCACCAATACCCGCGGCCCCAAGCAGCTCCCCAAGGAGACATACGAGCAGGCGCTCAAGGAAATTCCGATCGGCCATTTCGCGGAGCCCGAGGATATCGCCAACGCGATTACCTTCCTGGCGAGCCAGGAAGCCCGCTGCATCACCGGTCAACTGTTGGTCGTCAACGGCGGCCGCATTTTCTACTAG
- a CDS encoding IclR family transcriptional regulator, whose translation MKSIEKAVRALQLMVESGGELRVGDVSRHLEVNRSTASRLLASLATGGLIEQDPVTQRYGAGILAVQLASGFHRKFDIVEQAQKEMEALARETQHTVWLGVLSGAEVVVLKTVRGSQPIQFAVEPGHRLPAHAAAMGKALLSLKPDAEIRPLFEGSLPTATKQTLHSVDELLRQLALTRLRGYAISDQELFDGVKAISIALTDKHKGTSIAVSVSYPLFALRDGNDQAIIDALLSFGRYFGTRIGDARWAR comes from the coding sequence ATGAAATCGATCGAGAAGGCCGTCAGAGCTTTACAGCTCATGGTTGAATCCGGCGGCGAGTTGCGGGTCGGCGACGTGAGCCGGCATCTCGAGGTAAACCGCAGTACGGCCTCACGTCTGCTGGCCTCGCTGGCCACTGGCGGATTGATCGAACAGGACCCGGTTACCCAGCGCTACGGCGCGGGAATTCTCGCCGTCCAGCTTGCTTCTGGCTTCCATCGCAAGTTCGACATCGTCGAGCAGGCGCAAAAGGAAATGGAAGCGCTCGCACGTGAAACGCAACACACGGTCTGGTTGGGGGTACTATCCGGGGCGGAGGTTGTCGTGCTCAAGACGGTACGCGGCTCTCAGCCTATTCAATTCGCCGTCGAGCCCGGGCACCGGTTGCCGGCGCATGCCGCGGCGATGGGCAAGGCGCTGCTTTCCCTCAAACCCGACGCAGAGATTCGCCCCCTTTTCGAGGGCTCCCTGCCTACGGCCACCAAGCAAACACTCCATTCGGTCGACGAATTGCTCCGCCAACTGGCCCTGACGCGGCTGCGTGGCTACGCCATCTCAGATCAGGAGCTCTTCGACGGCGTAAAAGCGATCTCGATCGCCCTCACGGACAAGCATAAGGGCACGTCGATCGCCGTCAGCGTCTCTTATCCGCTCTTCGCCCTGAGAGACGGCAATGATCAGGCGATCATTGATGCGTTGCTCTCCTTTGGCCGCTATTTCGGGACCCGCATTGGTGATGCCCGATGGGCACGCTAG
- a CDS encoding Acetolactate synthase catalytic subunit: MRGTGGALLYATLKSYGVKCLFGMEDPIHVFHAVDRSFTRIITVRDEKHAAIMAHGYAQVTGRPGVCAATFGPGATNLITGLLEAQRSSVPVIALVQDHALRLKNKHASSALDHAAALGPYVKDVIRIDMPEQAGDAVRKAFRIATTGRPGPVVLLCPGDVMAAEAEAETWADPAYAQFPANRVRASRESIAKAAQLLAAAHRPLLIAGGGSIISGAEEEIRILAELFDMPVATTMTGRGAIPDAHPLAAGPLGSTTGGRYGRGRISNTLFGEADVVFVLGSRTGQICYSDWSLPKPGTKLIHLDIDPVEIGRNFSTDVAMVGDVRDTLRDLLAHCAELGLARTDAGGRKHLHALTQDWRAEFQPVATSGQRPIRPERLLAEISARADEKTLIVTDASYVTGWAMSHIDVPKAGRFILSPRGTGGIGWSLPAAIGAKLADPSLRIVCVTGDGAFGYVFNELETAARYGVEILVVVFNNGTLGFQRHWEQKVMGRYLECDFLDIDFADLGRVLKCEGERIDDPTEIAAALTRGQAAKRPYVLDVLIDPDATAPIVGFESILAADAVH, translated from the coding sequence ATGCGAGGAACGGGCGGCGCGCTGCTCTACGCGACCTTGAAGAGTTACGGGGTGAAGTGCCTGTTCGGCATGGAAGACCCCATCCATGTCTTCCACGCGGTCGATCGGTCCTTTACCCGCATCATCACCGTCCGCGACGAGAAGCATGCGGCGATCATGGCGCATGGCTATGCCCAGGTGACCGGCCGCCCCGGTGTCTGCGCCGCAACCTTTGGGCCGGGCGCGACCAACCTCATCACAGGCCTGCTCGAGGCGCAGCGCTCTTCTGTGCCGGTGATCGCGCTGGTGCAGGATCATGCGTTGCGGCTGAAGAACAAGCACGCCAGTAGCGCGCTCGACCACGCGGCGGCGCTCGGCCCCTATGTCAAGGACGTCATCCGTATCGATATGCCAGAACAGGCCGGCGATGCGGTGCGCAAGGCTTTCCGGATTGCGACGACAGGGCGCCCCGGTCCGGTCGTACTGCTCTGCCCCGGCGATGTGATGGCTGCCGAGGCTGAAGCCGAGACTTGGGCTGATCCGGCTTATGCCCAGTTTCCGGCCAATCGCGTCAGGGCGAGTCGGGAGTCGATCGCGAAGGCAGCCCAGCTTCTGGCTGCAGCGCACCGGCCGCTGCTGATCGCCGGTGGCGGTTCGATCATCTCCGGAGCCGAGGAAGAGATCCGCATCCTGGCGGAGCTCTTCGATATGCCGGTTGCAACGACCATGACCGGGCGCGGCGCCATCCCCGACGCGCACCCGCTCGCCGCCGGTCCGCTCGGCTCGACCACGGGCGGGCGCTATGGCCGTGGCAGGATCTCGAATACGCTCTTCGGCGAGGCCGACGTCGTCTTCGTGCTCGGCTCGCGCACCGGGCAGATCTGCTACAGCGATTGGTCTCTGCCAAAGCCGGGCACCAAGCTGATCCACCTCGATATCGACCCGGTGGAGATCGGCCGCAACTTTTCGACCGATGTCGCAATGGTCGGCGATGTCCGCGACACGCTGCGCGACCTGCTGGCCCATTGTGCTGAGCTTGGCCTTGCGCGCACCGACGCGGGCGGGCGCAAGCACCTCCATGCCTTGACGCAGGATTGGCGGGCGGAATTCCAGCCTGTCGCCACCTCCGGCCAGAGACCGATCCGGCCGGAGCGCCTTCTCGCGGAGATCTCGGCGCGGGCCGACGAGAAGACCCTGATCGTCACCGATGCGAGCTATGTCACCGGCTGGGCAATGAGCCATATCGATGTGCCGAAAGCCGGCCGCTTCATCCTCTCGCCACGCGGCACCGGCGGGATAGGCTGGAGCCTTCCGGCGGCGATCGGTGCCAAGCTGGCCGATCCCTCTCTGAGGATCGTCTGCGTCACCGGCGACGGCGCCTTCGGTTACGTGTTCAACGAGCTTGAGACCGCAGCACGCTATGGCGTCGAGATCCTGGTCGTCGTCTTCAACAACGGCACTCTCGGCTTCCAGCGGCATTGGGAGCAGAAGGTGATGGGCCGCTATCTCGAGTGTGACTTCCTGGACATCGATTTCGCGGATTTGGGCCGGGTGCTGAAATGCGAGGGTGAGCGCATCGACGACCCCACCGAAATCGCCGCAGCTCTCACGCGAGGGCAGGCTGCAAAAAGGCCTTACGTACTTGATGTCTTGATCGACCCGGACGCCACGGCGCCGATCGTCGGCTTCGAGAGCATCCTCGCCGCCGACGCCGTTCACTGA
- a CDS encoding putative Indole-3-acetate monooxygenase (Evidence 3 : Putative function from multiple computational evidences; Product type e : enzyme), whose amino-acid sequence MNLQKPAWTATTGTIPERARRIAPLVRAEAGESERIGTMTPKVLAAMKETGLFWMLVPRDLGGSQARMVECMEAWEEISAADASAGWSLMANSTGTAAATAFCSDEAVAQMYSGAELPIMAGMLGPGGTSVETPDGLKGTGKYRFGSGSLHATWLGSGMLVMDDKLIRKLPDGNPQVRVCWLPREKAQFDENWDVMGLQGTGSVDYSLTDVIVPNGFHHERTISRGLRDWRLYDIGIPGLACAGHTGVALGLMKRALEEITRIAFAKKRPAYQTVLGEQPVFRHDFAYHEASYRAARAFTMELYDETERYIEAGNEMTRAMSARFRQNVIYVHKVAADVVRFCYTMGGSEALRNPSDLGRCMRDMSAATQHIFVDTIAMQDVAVPLLDDWKQVVAANRQA is encoded by the coding sequence ATGAACCTACAGAAGCCGGCCTGGACGGCCACAACCGGGACGATCCCCGAAAGGGCAAGAAGGATCGCGCCTCTCGTGCGTGCCGAGGCAGGTGAGTCCGAGCGCATCGGAACCATGACGCCCAAGGTGCTGGCTGCCATGAAGGAAACCGGCCTGTTCTGGATGCTCGTCCCACGGGATCTTGGCGGGTCCCAGGCCAGGATGGTCGAATGCATGGAGGCTTGGGAGGAGATTTCCGCAGCCGATGCCTCGGCCGGTTGGTCGCTGATGGCGAATTCCACGGGCACGGCCGCCGCGACCGCCTTCTGCAGCGACGAGGCCGTCGCGCAGATGTACAGCGGTGCTGAACTGCCGATCATGGCAGGTATGCTCGGGCCAGGCGGCACAAGCGTCGAGACGCCGGACGGCTTGAAAGGAACGGGAAAGTACCGGTTCGGAAGCGGATCCCTGCATGCGACCTGGCTTGGTTCGGGGATGCTCGTCATGGACGACAAGCTGATCCGCAAGCTGCCGGACGGCAACCCGCAGGTGCGCGTCTGCTGGCTGCCACGCGAGAAGGCGCAATTTGACGAAAACTGGGATGTCATGGGGCTGCAGGGCACTGGCAGCGTTGACTACAGTCTGACGGACGTCATCGTGCCGAACGGTTTCCATCACGAACGCACGATCAGCCGGGGCCTGCGCGACTGGCGGCTCTACGATATAGGCATACCTGGGCTCGCATGTGCTGGTCACACCGGCGTCGCGCTGGGTTTGATGAAGCGTGCGCTTGAGGAAATTACGCGCATTGCATTCGCGAAGAAGCGTCCGGCGTACCAGACAGTACTCGGAGAGCAGCCAGTATTCCGGCATGATTTCGCCTATCACGAGGCGAGCTATCGCGCGGCCCGGGCCTTCACCATGGAGCTCTACGACGAGACGGAGCGGTATATCGAAGCCGGGAACGAAATGACGCGCGCAATGTCGGCAAGATTCCGACAAAACGTCATCTATGTACACAAGGTGGCAGCCGATGTTGTGCGGTTCTGTTACACGATGGGTGGATCCGAAGCATTGCGGAACCCCAGCGACCTCGGCCGATGCATGCGCGACATGTCTGCCGCCACACAGCACATTTTCGTCGATACGATCGCGATGCAGGACGTCGCGGTACCTCTCCTTGACGACTGGAAGCAAGTCGTCGCAGCGAACAGGCAGGCTTGA
- a CDS encoding ATP-binding cassette domain-containing protein → MLQVENLNAYYGQSHILQDINLNVPAGQRTTVLGRNGAGKSTLLKSIANSGPRVEGQVKFEGQTLGKQAWFRRAKGGLAFVPEDRRIFTHITVEENIELGRFGASADRPVIPPEQIYEWFPMLGPLRARLGGQLSGGQQQMLSVARAVASRPKILLLDEPTEGLAPVIVEDLARIVGKICTDLDITMLLVEQNIWFGRQTTSNVYVLGTGAVVFSGTWEDFDQDESIRNRHLAIA, encoded by the coding sequence ATGCTGCAGGTTGAGAACCTCAACGCCTATTACGGGCAAAGCCATATCCTGCAGGATATCAACCTGAACGTCCCCGCCGGTCAGCGAACGACGGTACTCGGCCGAAACGGCGCCGGCAAGTCGACGCTGCTGAAATCGATCGCGAATTCCGGTCCCCGCGTGGAAGGGCAAGTCAAATTCGAGGGACAAACGTTGGGAAAGCAGGCGTGGTTTCGGCGCGCGAAAGGTGGACTGGCCTTCGTGCCGGAAGATCGGCGGATATTCACCCACATCACCGTGGAGGAAAACATCGAACTCGGCCGCTTCGGCGCGTCGGCCGATCGTCCGGTCATTCCACCAGAGCAGATCTACGAATGGTTCCCGATGCTCGGCCCCCTGCGCGCGCGTCTGGGCGGACAGTTGAGCGGAGGCCAGCAGCAAATGCTAAGCGTCGCCCGCGCCGTCGCCTCGCGTCCGAAGATCTTGCTCCTCGACGAACCAACCGAAGGCCTGGCACCGGTGATCGTCGAGGATCTTGCCAGAATAGTTGGCAAGATTTGTACTGACCTCGACATCACCATGCTGCTGGTGGAGCAAAATATCTGGTTCGGCCGACAGACCACGTCAAACGTCTATGTTCTCGGAACCGGGGCGGTCGTCTTTTCGGGAACTTGGGAAGATTTCGATCAGGACGAATCCATTCGCAACCGTCATTTGGCGATTGCTTGA
- the xecE gene encoding 2-(S)-hydroxypropyl-CoM dehydrogenase: MGARLEGRRIVVTGAASGIGAAVARLAAAEGARVACLDRDGAGAAALATGLPLPGYSEQVDVTDPDAVKRAIDAAAKALGAIDGLVNSAGVVALGPISEMTIDTWRKVIDVNLTGTFIVSQATIPHMRNTLDAAIVNIASAQALMPIAGASAYAASKGGVQSLSKALAAELAPDIRVNCICPGLIDTPMNAGLKKAPEDGPPVPLDRYALRRWGKPEEIAASIVYLLSKDASYVTGATLAIDGGRTFH; this comes from the coding sequence ATGGGCGCCCGGCTTGAAGGACGGCGGATTGTCGTAACCGGTGCGGCTTCGGGGATCGGAGCAGCCGTGGCCCGGCTGGCCGCCGCGGAAGGGGCAAGGGTGGCCTGCTTGGATCGGGATGGAGCAGGAGCTGCAGCGCTGGCTACCGGCCTGCCCCTGCCCGGCTATTCGGAACAGGTCGATGTGACCGATCCGGATGCCGTGAAGCGCGCCATAGATGCGGCCGCCAAGGCGCTTGGTGCGATCGATGGTCTCGTGAACTCGGCCGGCGTCGTTGCGCTCGGCCCGATCAGCGAGATGACCATCGATACGTGGCGCAAGGTTATCGACGTCAATCTCACGGGTACATTCATAGTCAGTCAGGCGACGATACCGCATATGCGCAACACGCTAGATGCCGCTATTGTCAACATCGCCTCCGCCCAAGCTTTGATGCCGATTGCGGGGGCTTCTGCGTACGCGGCGTCGAAGGGCGGAGTACAAAGCCTGAGCAAGGCGCTCGCCGCAGAACTGGCGCCCGACATCCGCGTGAATTGCATCTGCCCGGGACTAATCGACACGCCGATGAACGCCGGGTTGAAGAAGGCGCCGGAAGACGGGCCGCCGGTCCCGCTGGATCGCTATGCGCTGCGCCGCTGGGGCAAGCCCGAGGAGATCGCCGCGTCAATCGTGTATCTTCTGTCCAAGGACGCCTCCTACGTGACCGGCGCCACGCTTGCCATCGATGGCGGGCGAACATTTCACTGA
- a CDS encoding LysR family transcriptional regulator, whose protein sequence is MLHTRQMRYFVAVAEELNFHRASHRLHISQPALWRQIRDLEHDIGVTLLERQARGIGLTKAGRSFLEDCRDILERMEAARLRTQRVALGQVGTLHIGFNEIAGRRREFPRFLKAIRETYPSINLQLHVMMSQRQIEALRNSEIDAGFLFRHAGERSDFESLIVGQDNFVLALPRDHALARKPSIMLADLADQPLIMPNPRNNGITHEKLVSAMKDVGTAPLVAQFADNENTLINLVAAGMGLAFVNSSCRVANAQSVTLRAIADLSLPVGLELTWARSNLNPALPRFVELVDQLSGDADQIEHLLETGMG, encoded by the coding sequence ATGCTGCATACTCGTCAGATGCGCTATTTTGTTGCCGTCGCGGAGGAGCTCAACTTTCACCGGGCGAGCCACAGGCTCCATATATCCCAGCCGGCGCTCTGGCGGCAGATCCGCGATCTTGAGCATGACATCGGTGTGACCTTGCTGGAGCGTCAGGCGCGCGGCATAGGGCTGACCAAGGCAGGCCGATCATTCCTGGAGGATTGTCGCGATATCCTGGAGCGAATGGAGGCGGCTCGTCTCCGGACACAGCGCGTCGCCCTTGGCCAGGTTGGAACGCTGCATATCGGCTTCAATGAAATCGCGGGTCGCAGGCGCGAATTTCCTCGCTTTCTCAAGGCAATCCGCGAGACATATCCAAGCATTAATCTACAGCTCCACGTGATGATGTCGCAGCGCCAAATCGAGGCTCTGCGTAATTCCGAGATTGACGCAGGGTTCCTCTTCCGCCACGCGGGCGAACGCAGTGATTTCGAATCGCTGATCGTGGGTCAGGATAACTTCGTTCTGGCCCTGCCCCGAGATCACGCGCTGGCACGCAAGCCATCGATCATGTTGGCTGATCTTGCAGACCAGCCACTCATCATGCCCAATCCCCGTAACAACGGGATTACTCACGAAAAACTCGTATCAGCCATGAAAGACGTAGGGACGGCGCCCCTGGTCGCGCAATTCGCCGACAACGAGAACACCCTGATCAACCTTGTGGCGGCTGGCATGGGGCTCGCCTTCGTGAACTCGTCGTGCCGTGTCGCTAATGCGCAAAGCGTCACCTTACGCGCGATCGCCGATCTATCGTTGCCTGTCGGCCTGGAGCTGACATGGGCTCGGTCCAATTTGAACCCTGCTCTTCCCCGCTTCGTGGAACTGGTCGATCAGTTATCGGGAGACGCGGACCAGATCGAGCACCTTCTTGAAACCGGAATGGGATAG
- a CDS encoding ATP-binding cassette domain-containing protein, with translation MSAESLLLQAADLRVNYGAFEVIKGVSLSVGEGESLAIIGPNGAGKTTLFKALTGEVNCRSGKVHFGGKDVTSMPAHERTIEGMGRTFQVSRVFLELTALENVVVALESRRRSRGERTGAWWHTAPSPALVAEAVGLLDQLGIASLRGETAATLSHGDKKRLELALALALEPKILMLDEPTAGMAPADRMRIVDVILRIRREKGVAVVMTEHDMDVIFSLADSVMVMNYGEVIAAGSVEEVRNDPTVREVYLGKDMYHAAG, from the coding sequence GTGAGCGCAGAAAGCTTGTTGCTCCAAGCGGCGGATCTACGCGTCAACTACGGCGCCTTCGAAGTCATCAAGGGCGTCAGCCTGTCGGTTGGGGAGGGAGAGTCGCTTGCGATCATTGGCCCGAACGGGGCGGGTAAGACCACTCTGTTCAAGGCATTGACGGGTGAAGTCAACTGTCGCTCGGGCAAGGTGCATTTCGGTGGCAAGGACGTCACCAGCATGCCGGCGCATGAGCGCACGATCGAGGGAATGGGCCGCACCTTCCAAGTGTCGCGTGTTTTCCTCGAGCTCACTGCGTTGGAAAACGTCGTCGTCGCTCTCGAATCCCGTCGCCGAAGCCGTGGTGAACGCACGGGCGCGTGGTGGCATACGGCCCCCTCACCGGCCCTGGTGGCGGAAGCTGTTGGTTTGCTTGATCAACTCGGCATAGCCTCGTTGCGAGGTGAAACCGCGGCGACGCTTTCTCATGGCGACAAGAAGCGGCTGGAGCTTGCGCTCGCGCTGGCCCTCGAGCCGAAGATCCTGATGCTGGACGAGCCCACCGCGGGAATGGCGCCCGCCGATCGAATGCGGATCGTCGACGTTATCCTTCGGATCCGGCGTGAGAAAGGCGTTGCCGTTGTGATGACCGAGCACGATATGGACGTGATCTTCTCCCTGGCCGACTCCGTGATGGTCATGAACTACGGAGAAGTCATCGCAGCAGGCAGTGTGGAAGAGGTCCGCAACGATCCGACGGTGCGTGAGGTCTATCTCGGCAAGGACATGTATCATGCTGCAGGTTGA
- the idnO gene encoding 5-keto-D-gluconate 5-reductase produces the protein MSHLFSLAGKTAVVTGAGRGLGAAIANALSDAGARVVLIGRTRKTLEEASAAIADAGGEASVEICDVTDAMAVDSTMKTVCLRHGCVDILVNNAGISHREEFSHVSEAAWDELMAVNLKGPFLATRAVLPGMIERRAGKIINVVSVVGELGRPFVVPYSTSKGGLRMMTRALATEVAEHNVQVNGIGPGYFVTDMNRPIMADVPLYQSRVSRVPAKRWGDPDELGGTAVFLASRASDYVNGQVIYVDGGLSCSF, from the coding sequence ATGTCCCATTTGTTCAGTCTTGCCGGCAAGACGGCCGTCGTAACCGGCGCAGGACGCGGCCTGGGCGCTGCGATCGCAAATGCGCTTTCAGACGCCGGAGCACGAGTCGTCCTGATCGGACGTACGCGCAAAACGTTGGAAGAGGCCAGCGCGGCGATCGCGGACGCCGGCGGCGAGGCGTCCGTCGAGATCTGCGACGTGACGGACGCGATGGCGGTCGATTCGACGATGAAGACTGTTTGCCTCCGCCACGGGTGCGTCGACATACTGGTGAATAATGCAGGCATTTCGCACAGGGAGGAATTCTCCCATGTGAGCGAAGCAGCCTGGGACGAGCTCATGGCTGTTAACCTCAAAGGTCCATTCCTGGCAACGCGCGCCGTGCTACCCGGGATGATTGAGCGCCGTGCTGGTAAGATCATCAACGTCGTGTCGGTGGTCGGCGAATTGGGCCGCCCGTTCGTCGTGCCCTATTCTACCTCCAAGGGCGGCTTGCGCATGATGACGCGCGCGCTGGCGACTGAGGTGGCTGAGCACAACGTACAGGTGAACGGGATCGGCCCCGGATACTTCGTGACCGATATGAACCGTCCGATCATGGCCGACGTGCCACTGTATCAAAGCCGTGTATCGCGGGTGCCCGCAAAACGCTGGGGCGACCCTGACGAACTCGGCGGCACCGCTGTGTTCCTGGCCTCGCGGGCTTCCGACTACGTCAACGGACAAGTCATCTACGTTGATGGCGGCTTGAGTTGCTCCTTTTGA